From one Chryseobacterium sp. 3008163 genomic stretch:
- a CDS encoding glucose-1-phosphate adenylyltransferase: protein MNPNVISIVLGGGRGTRLFPLTYSRSKPAVPIAGKYRLVDIPISNCLNSGLNKILVLTQFNSASLNAHIKNSYHFDIFSKGFVDILAAEQNVENESWFQGTADAVRQSMKHLEKYDYEYILILSGDQLYQMDFNAMLDFHIENGGDVTIATIPVNAKDATGFGILKSDEEGNITSFIEKPSYDLLNGLQSEVSDKNKMEGKEYLASMGIYIFTKSILKKMFEDGAGDDFGKDIIPSSIGKYSTLSYQYEGYWTDIGTIESFYEANLDLCQDFPQFNLFSSSPIYTRARMLPPSKINGSYVSKAIFGDGCIVMADKIENSIIGHRTRIDKGSTIVNSYVMGADFYQNTKEIVINDSKGQPNMGIGKYCYIEKAILDKNCYIGDNVRIIGGKHMEDGDYGTHSVQDGIVVVKKGAVLPPGTHIG, encoded by the coding sequence ATGAATCCAAATGTTATTTCAATCGTTTTGGGAGGAGGTAGAGGTACAAGGCTTTTTCCATTAACTTATTCAAGATCAAAACCCGCTGTCCCGATTGCCGGAAAGTACAGATTGGTGGATATTCCTATTTCTAACTGTTTGAATTCAGGTTTAAATAAAATCTTGGTTCTTACTCAGTTCAATTCAGCATCATTAAATGCACATATCAAAAATTCTTATCATTTTGATATTTTCAGTAAAGGATTTGTAGATATTTTAGCCGCAGAGCAGAATGTTGAGAATGAAAGCTGGTTCCAGGGAACTGCCGATGCCGTGCGTCAATCGATGAAGCATTTAGAAAAATATGACTATGAATATATTTTGATTCTTTCGGGAGATCAGTTGTATCAGATGGATTTTAATGCAATGCTTGATTTCCATATAGAAAATGGTGGTGATGTAACGATTGCTACAATTCCGGTGAATGCAAAAGATGCTACAGGTTTTGGTATTCTAAAATCTGATGAAGAAGGAAATATCACTTCTTTTATCGAAAAGCCAAGCTACGACCTTCTCAACGGTTTGCAGTCTGAAGTTTCAGATAAAAATAAAATGGAAGGTAAAGAATATTTAGCTTCAATGGGAATTTACATTTTCACAAAATCTATTTTAAAGAAAATGTTTGAGGATGGAGCGGGTGATGACTTCGGTAAAGATATTATCCCAAGCTCAATCGGGAAGTACAGTACTTTAAGCTATCAATATGAAGGATATTGGACGGATATTGGAACCATCGAATCTTTCTACGAAGCGAATTTAGATCTTTGTCAAGATTTTCCACAGTTTAATCTCTTTTCGTCTTCACCGATTTATACTAGAGCGAGAATGCTTCCGCCATCTAAAATCAACGGTTCTTATGTAAGTAAGGCGATTTTTGGTGACGGTTGTATCGTTATGGCAGATAAAATTGAAAATTCAATCATAGGCCATAGAACAAGGATAGATAAAGGAAGTACAATCGTGAATTCTTATGTAATGGGTGCCGACTTTTATCAAAACACAAAAGAAATTGTTATAAATGACAGCAAAGGGCAACCCAATATGGGAATCGGAAAATACTGTTATATCGAAAAAGCAATTTTAGATAAAAACTGTTATATCGGCGATAATGTGAGAATCATTGGTGGTAAGCACATGGAAGACGGAGATTACGGAACACACTCTGTTCAGGACGGAATTGTCGTTGTGAAGAAAGGAGCTGTTTTGCCTCCCGGAACCCATATCGGATAA
- a CDS encoding polyketide cyclase yields the protein MRFFKIIAIIISLLVGAYAASMYFFVDESKSFKVEKEIDFPLDKVFNQFNNLQHFTRWNNFFTSSKTITIDYYTPYEGQGSAISYNDPKSEDGGEMFIRYENPNKTLRYQLFEDEDENPTLIDVKFQVVSAEKTKITWFVHTPKLSVLTRAQNFWTEDKFTDNIDKSMVNLKNVLGNKVSKDNQLASIKYDSLIVEKEDAKMILGVSVSTSNKKDALYKNIVMNYNKVYNYITMDLGKKDDEFGYPILITDADNFKDNEVSYYFGIPLSKKFGVNDNNFSFRSVSPTQNYVIYYKGTYAGRVKAIQQLMQKAKTDEMRYGDIYQTFIEQPLENQDVNMKLSLSVYK from the coding sequence ATGCGTTTTTTCAAAATCATAGCCATAATTATTTCTTTGCTTGTGGGAGCTTATGCAGCTTCTATGTACTTTTTCGTTGACGAAAGCAAAAGTTTCAAAGTAGAAAAAGAGATTGATTTTCCTTTAGATAAAGTGTTTAATCAGTTTAATAATTTACAGCATTTCACAAGATGGAATAATTTCTTTACGAGTTCAAAAACCATTACCATCGATTATTACACACCTTACGAAGGGCAGGGAAGTGCTATCAGCTATAATGATCCGAAAAGTGAAGACGGTGGCGAAATGTTTATCCGCTACGAAAATCCAAACAAAACTTTAAGATATCAGTTATTTGAAGACGAGGATGAAAACCCGACTTTAATTGATGTTAAATTTCAAGTCGTTTCAGCAGAAAAGACAAAAATTACCTGGTTTGTACACACTCCGAAATTATCTGTTTTAACGAGAGCTCAGAATTTCTGGACCGAAGATAAATTTACCGATAATATCGACAAGAGCATGGTGAATCTTAAGAATGTTTTAGGGAACAAAGTTTCAAAAGACAATCAACTGGCTTCGATAAAATACGACAGTCTGATTGTGGAGAAAGAAGACGCAAAGATGATCTTGGGAGTAAGCGTAAGTACATCCAATAAAAAAGATGCATTGTACAAAAATATTGTGATGAATTACAATAAAGTTTACAATTATATAACGATGGATTTAGGTAAAAAAGATGATGAATTTGGTTACCCAATCCTGATTACTGATGCAGATAATTTCAAAGACAATGAAGTTTCTTATTATTTCGGAATTCCTTTATCGAAGAAATTTGGAGTTAATGACAATAATTTCAGCTTCAGATCCGTCAGTCCGACTCAGAATTATGTGATTTATTATAAGGGAACTTACGCAGGAAGAGTAAAAGCAATTCAACAATTAATGCAAAAAGCGAAAACTGACGAAATGCGATATGGTGACATTTATCAGACATTCATAGAGCAGCCTTTAGAGAATCAGGATGTCAATATGAAGCTTTCGTTATCTGTTTATAAATAA
- a CDS encoding 2-oxoglutarate dehydrogenase E1 component, with amino-acid sequence MDRFSFLNAAHSQLIEDLYQQYLKFPDSLEPSWKAFFQGFDFALENYSDEEDIQQIKNVGNSSSAVQQISQAASNGEVPEHIKKEFKVVNLIEAYRTRGHLFTKTNPVRERRHYTPTLDIENFGLSQSDLNTKFNCATETGMKGPATLQELITHLEHIYCDSIGVEYTYINNVEEKEFIKQWLQVNENHPSLNANEKTEILLKLNQAVAFENYLHTKFVGQKRFSLEGGESLIPALDQLISRSSQLGVDEVVLGMAHRGRLNVLTNIFGKSYKQIFSEFEGKEFEEDVFSGDVKYHLGSSKKIKTASGEEVSINLTPNPSHLETVSALVEGICRAKVDDRYKGDYSKILPIVIHGDGALAGQGIAYEVAQMMTLEGYKTGGTVHIVVNNQVSFTTNYMDARSSTYCTDVAKVTESPVMHVNADDAEAVVHAIHFAADFRAKFGKDVYIDLLGYRKYGHNEGDEPRFTQPNLYKLISKHPNPREIYKDKLLKDNITSNDVIAKMETEFKALLDKDFDASKEIEKNVMDIFMADDWTNFPIAKRGAVQDAVDTGYDLAKLKELAIKMSTLPADKKFINKITRLFDNRIKAIEANSLDWALGEWLAYATLLVEGHNIRISGEDVERGTFSHRHAVVKTEDTEEEYVPLKEVSESRFDVFNSHLSEYGVLGFDYGYAMASPNTLTIWEAQFGDFVNGAQIIVDQYLAAAEEKWKIQDGLVMLLPHGSEGQGAEHSSARLERFLTLCANENMVVANITSPANYFHLLRRQLKWSFRKPLIVMSPKSLLRHPKVVSPLEDFSNKGFQPILDDPTADPAKVEKLVLCSGKLYFELLAKKEELNCENVALVRFEQLYPLQNDAIEAVFAKYENKKSIVWAQEEPENMGAWSYILRNFRDTGIQVISPVPSGAPAPGSHKMFEKNQNLVINRVFDRDDAPAKRPVTA; translated from the coding sequence ATGGACAGATTTTCATTCCTAAACGCAGCTCATTCTCAGTTAATTGAGGATTTATACCAACAGTACTTAAAATTTCCGGACTCTTTAGAACCATCATGGAAAGCCTTTTTTCAAGGCTTTGATTTTGCATTGGAGAATTATTCTGATGAAGAAGACATTCAGCAAATCAAAAACGTGGGAAATTCTTCTTCTGCAGTTCAACAGATTTCTCAGGCGGCTTCAAACGGTGAAGTTCCTGAGCACATCAAGAAGGAATTTAAGGTGGTAAATCTTATCGAAGCTTACAGAACGAGAGGCCACTTGTTTACAAAAACCAATCCTGTCCGTGAGAGAAGGCATTATACGCCAACTTTAGATATAGAAAATTTCGGTCTTTCTCAGTCAGATTTGAATACAAAATTCAACTGTGCTACAGAAACCGGGATGAAAGGTCCTGCAACTCTTCAAGAGTTGATTACCCATTTAGAACATATTTACTGCGACTCTATTGGTGTAGAATATACATACATCAATAACGTTGAGGAGAAAGAGTTCATCAAGCAGTGGCTTCAGGTAAACGAAAATCATCCAAGCCTTAATGCTAACGAAAAAACTGAGATTTTACTTAAATTAAATCAGGCTGTAGCATTTGAAAATTATCTTCATACAAAATTTGTAGGTCAGAAAAGATTCTCATTAGAAGGTGGTGAATCTCTTATTCCTGCTTTGGATCAGTTGATTTCAAGGTCTTCTCAGTTAGGCGTTGATGAGGTTGTTTTGGGTATGGCTCACAGAGGAAGATTAAACGTTTTAACTAATATTTTTGGGAAATCTTATAAGCAGATTTTCTCAGAATTTGAAGGAAAAGAATTTGAAGAAGATGTATTCTCAGGTGATGTGAAATATCACTTAGGTTCATCTAAAAAAATAAAAACAGCGTCCGGAGAAGAAGTTTCTATTAACTTAACTCCGAACCCATCTCACTTAGAAACTGTTTCTGCTTTGGTAGAAGGTATTTGCCGAGCTAAAGTTGATGACAGATACAAAGGTGATTATTCTAAAATTTTACCGATCGTTATTCACGGTGATGGTGCATTGGCTGGTCAGGGTATTGCTTACGAAGTTGCTCAGATGATGACTTTAGAAGGGTATAAAACGGGAGGTACAGTTCATATCGTTGTAAATAATCAGGTTTCATTTACAACTAATTATATGGATGCAAGATCTTCTACCTATTGTACAGATGTTGCAAAGGTAACAGAATCTCCTGTAATGCATGTAAATGCTGATGATGCTGAAGCGGTGGTTCATGCGATTCACTTTGCGGCTGATTTCAGAGCAAAATTTGGTAAAGATGTTTATATTGATTTATTAGGATACAGAAAATATGGTCATAACGAAGGGGATGAGCCAAGATTTACACAACCTAACTTGTATAAATTAATTTCAAAACATCCGAACCCAAGAGAGATTTATAAAGATAAACTGTTGAAAGACAATATTACATCAAACGATGTGATTGCAAAAATGGAAACAGAATTCAAAGCGCTTTTAGATAAAGACTTTGATGCTTCTAAGGAAATCGAGAAAAATGTGATGGATATTTTCATGGCAGATGATTGGACGAATTTCCCTATTGCAAAAAGAGGTGCGGTGCAAGATGCTGTGGATACAGGATATGATTTAGCTAAACTGAAAGAATTAGCAATCAAAATGTCAACGCTTCCTGCTGATAAAAAATTCATCAATAAAATTACAAGACTTTTTGATAACAGAATCAAGGCTATTGAGGCAAACTCTTTAGACTGGGCTCTTGGAGAATGGCTGGCTTATGCTACACTTCTTGTTGAAGGTCACAACATCAGAATTTCTGGTGAAGATGTGGAGAGAGGTACTTTCTCTCACAGACACGCTGTTGTAAAAACTGAAGATACTGAGGAAGAATATGTTCCTTTAAAAGAAGTTTCAGAAAGCAGATTTGATGTATTCAATTCTCACCTTTCTGAATATGGAGTTTTAGGCTTTGATTATGGTTATGCAATGGCATCTCCTAATACTTTGACAATTTGGGAAGCACAGTTTGGAGATTTCGTAAATGGAGCGCAGATTATCGTTGACCAATATTTGGCTGCAGCAGAAGAAAAATGGAAAATTCAGGATGGTTTGGTAATGTTATTACCTCATGGTTCAGAAGGTCAAGGAGCAGAACACTCTTCAGCGAGACTAGAAAGATTCTTAACGCTTTGTGCAAACGAAAATATGGTAGTGGCAAATATCACTTCTCCTGCTAACTATTTCCACTTGTTGAGAAGACAGTTGAAATGGTCATTCAGAAAGCCATTAATTGTGATGAGTCCAAAATCATTGTTAAGACATCCAAAAGTGGTTTCTCCGCTTGAAGATTTCTCAAACAAAGGATTCCAGCCTATTTTAGATGATCCTACTGCAGACCCAGCGAAAGTTGAAAAATTAGTATTATGTTCAGGTAAATTATACTTCGAATTATTAGCTAAAAAAGAAGAATTAAATTGTGAAAATGTTGCTTTGGTAAGATTTGAGCAATTATATCCGCTTCAAAATGATGCTATCGAAGCTGTTTTTGCTAAATATGAAAACAAAAAATCAATCGTTTGGGCTCAGGAAGAACCAGAAAATATGGGGGCTTGGTCTTATATCCTGAGAAATTTCAGAGATACAGGAATTCAGGTTATTTCTCCGGTACCAAGTGGTGCTCCGGCTCCTGGAAGTCACAAAATGTTTGAAAAAAACCAAAACTTAGTGATCAACAGAGTTTTTGACAGAGATGATGCTCCTGCTAAAAGACCTGTAACTGCTTAA
- the odhB gene encoding 2-oxoglutarate dehydrogenase complex dihydrolipoyllysine-residue succinyltransferase → MSILEMKVPSPGESITEVEIATWLVKDGDYVQKDQPIAEVDSDKATLELPAEESGVITLKAEEGDVVQVGQVVCLIDMDAAKPEGGAAPVAEAPKQEEAPKAAEPAKVEAPKPAPAAPQSYATGAPSPAAKKILDEKGIDASQVSGSGRDGRISKSDAELAAVPAMGGSSLTATGARSTTTTKLSVLRRKIAQRLVSVKNETAMLTTFNEVDMSEIFRLRKLYKEEFAQKHGVGLGFMSFFTKAVTRALQMYPDVNASIDGDFKINYDFCDISIAVSGPKGLMVPVLRNAENMSFANVEGNIKDLAIKVRDGKITVDEMTGGTFTITNGGTFGSMLSTPIINPPQSAILGMHNIIQRPVAVDGQVVIRPMMYVAMSYDHRIIDGKESVGFLVAVKEGIDNPVEILLGGDEKKGLGL, encoded by the coding sequence ATGTCAATTTTAGAAATGAAAGTTCCTTCACCGGGAGAATCAATTACAGAAGTTGAAATTGCAACTTGGCTTGTAAAAGATGGTGATTATGTACAAAAAGATCAACCAATCGCTGAAGTAGATTCAGACAAGGCAACTTTAGAATTACCTGCAGAAGAGAGTGGTGTTATCACTTTAAAAGCTGAAGAAGGTGATGTAGTACAAGTAGGTCAGGTTGTTTGTTTAATTGATATGGATGCTGCTAAACCGGAAGGTGGTGCTGCTCCGGTTGCCGAAGCTCCAAAACAGGAAGAAGCGCCTAAAGCTGCTGAACCTGCAAAAGTAGAAGCTCCAAAACCAGCTCCTGCTGCTCCTCAATCTTATGCTACAGGTGCTCCGTCTCCTGCTGCAAAGAAAATTCTTGACGAAAAAGGAATTGATGCTTCACAGGTTTCAGGATCTGGAAGAGATGGAAGAATCTCTAAATCTGACGCTGAGTTAGCTGCTGTTCCTGCAATGGGTGGAAGCTCTTTAACGGCTACAGGTGCAAGATCTACAACGACAACTAAACTTTCAGTTCTTAGAAGAAAAATCGCTCAAAGATTGGTTTCTGTAAAGAACGAAACGGCTATGTTGACGACTTTCAACGAAGTTGATATGTCTGAAATTTTTAGACTAAGAAAATTATATAAAGAAGAATTTGCTCAAAAACACGGAGTTGGACTTGGTTTCATGTCTTTCTTCACAAAAGCGGTTACAAGAGCATTACAAATGTATCCTGATGTGAATGCATCGATCGACGGAGATTTCAAAATTAATTACGATTTCTGCGATATTTCAATTGCCGTTTCAGGTCCTAAAGGATTGATGGTTCCGGTATTGAGAAATGCTGAAAACATGTCTTTCGCAAACGTGGAAGGAAACATTAAAGACTTAGCAATCAAAGTAAGAGACGGTAAAATTACGGTTGACGAAATGACTGGTGGTACTTTCACGATTACAAACGGAGGTACTTTCGGATCAATGTTGTCTACGCCAATTATCAACCCGCCACAATCTGCAATCTTAGGAATGCACAATATCATCCAAAGACCAGTTGCGGTTGACGGACAAGTTGTGATTCGTCCAATGATGTATGTTGCGATGTCTTATGATCACAGAATTATCGACGGTAAAGAATCTGTAGGATTCCTTGTTGCGGTAAAAGAAGGTATCGACAATCCGGTAGAAATTCTATTGGGTGGAGACGAGAAGAAAGGTCTTGGATTATAA
- the apaG gene encoding Co2+/Mg2+ efflux protein ApaG, which produces MFSKITSNIKVSVTPEYDSKNSYPSENRFVFKYNIVIENEGDFPIKILKRKWLIFDVGFGFTEVVGDGVIGLTPDIQPNDQFAYFSNVMLRSGVGNMSGMYLVRNEETHENFEIDIPKFNLLSAILVN; this is translated from the coding sequence ATGTTTTCTAAAATTACTTCGAATATTAAGGTGTCTGTGACCCCTGAATATGATAGCAAAAATTCCTATCCTTCTGAAAACCGATTTGTTTTTAAATACAACATCGTGATAGAAAATGAAGGAGATTTTCCCATCAAAATTCTAAAAAGAAAATGGCTCATCTTTGATGTAGGATTTGGTTTCACTGAGGTTGTAGGAGATGGTGTAATCGGTCTCACTCCCGATATACAGCCCAATGATCAGTTCGCTTATTTTTCAAACGTTATGCTGCGTTCAGGCGTTGGAAATATGAGTGGAATGTATCTGGTAAGAAACGAAGAAACTCATGAAAATTTTGAGATTGATATTCCAAAATTCAATTTACTTTCTGCTATTCTTGTCAATTAA
- a CDS encoding exonuclease domain-containing protein, protein MDFCAIDFETATHERHSACELGICVVENSQIVSTKTWLIKPPSFPYFNQRNIDVHGILPNDVKDAPTFDEIWYEVQEMMYGNLMIAHNASFDAGVLRSCLDYYGMFKPNLNYLCSIQVAKNPGIIFLNMV, encoded by the coding sequence ATGGATTTCTGCGCAATAGATTTTGAAACGGCCACTCACGAAAGACATTCGGCTTGCGAATTGGGGATCTGCGTGGTTGAAAATTCACAGATTGTTTCGACCAAAACCTGGTTGATCAAGCCTCCGAGTTTTCCTTATTTTAATCAAAGAAATATTGATGTGCACGGTATTTTGCCGAATGATGTTAAGGACGCTCCTACTTTTGATGAAATCTGGTACGAAGTTCAGGAAATGATGTACGGAAATTTAATGATCGCTCACAATGCAAGTTTTGATGCCGGAGTTTTGAGAAGTTGTCTTGATTATTATGGAATGTTTAAACCCAATTTGAATTATCTCTGCAGCATTCAGGTGGCAAAAAATCCTGGAATTATCTTCCTAAATATGGTTTAA
- a CDS encoding glycosyltransferase family 2 protein has translation MSENLAIVILNWNGKSWLEKFLPSVINYSQNAEIYVIDNFSDDDSVDFLKFKFPTVKIVLNDKNYGFAGGYNEGLKSINAEFYCLLNSDVEVTENWIEPVLNLFKKDQKIAAIQPKILSYSNKKYFEFAGAGGGLIDNLGYPYCRGRVFDDVEEDKGQYDDETEIFWASGCCFFIRSKDFWEQNGFDERFFAHQEEIDLCWRLKNSGRKIYYTGQSKVYHVGGGTLNKQSPQKTFLNIRNNLSMMLKNLPFPNLIWILFSRMILDGAAAFYFAYKNGFSHLWAVLRGHFGFYAQLPGTLKLRQKNQIKKYYQTEWLIFKHFLGNKKS, from the coding sequence ATGTCAGAAAACTTAGCCATTGTTATCCTCAACTGGAACGGGAAAAGCTGGTTGGAAAAATTTCTTCCAAGTGTAATCAACTATTCTCAAAATGCTGAGATTTATGTCATCGATAATTTTTCTGATGATGATTCCGTAGACTTTTTAAAATTCAAATTTCCAACTGTTAAGATTGTTTTAAACGATAAAAATTATGGTTTTGCAGGTGGTTATAATGAAGGTTTAAAATCGATTAATGCAGAATTTTACTGTCTTTTGAATTCAGACGTAGAAGTTACCGAAAATTGGATTGAACCGGTTTTAAATTTATTTAAGAAAGACCAAAAAATAGCAGCAATTCAGCCTAAAATTTTATCTTACTCAAATAAAAAATATTTCGAATTTGCAGGAGCCGGAGGCGGATTGATTGATAACTTAGGCTATCCTTATTGCAGAGGGCGAGTTTTTGATGATGTGGAAGAAGACAAAGGCCAATATGATGATGAGACTGAAATTTTTTGGGCTTCGGGATGTTGCTTTTTTATAAGATCCAAAGATTTTTGGGAGCAAAATGGCTTTGACGAAAGATTTTTTGCACATCAGGAAGAAATTGATTTATGCTGGAGATTGAAAAATTCAGGAAGAAAAATATATTACACCGGGCAATCAAAAGTATATCACGTTGGAGGTGGAACTTTAAATAAACAAAGTCCGCAAAAGACTTTTCTCAACATCAGGAATAATCTTTCGATGATGTTGAAAAACTTACCTTTTCCAAATTTAATTTGGATATTATTTTCAAGAATGATATTAGATGGAGCTGCAGCTTTCTATTTTGCCTATAAAAATGGTTTCTCTCATCTTTGGGCTGTTTTGCGGGGACATTTTGGATTTTATGCTCAACTTCCCGGAACTTTAAAACTTCGTCAAAAAAATCAGATCAAAAAGTATTATCAAACTGAATGGTTGATTTTTAAACATTTTTTAGGAAATAAAAAGAGTTAA
- a CDS encoding thioredoxin family protein, with product MKKISKKLAILSFLTLGSAAFAQDIKVSSDVKNSNDKALIVSPEQIAEQEAKKKAALAEKAKLPKPYDAKANAEKDIENLVAKAKKENKNIMIQAGGNWCIWCLRFNQYVQTTPELKKLVDDNYLYYHLNYSPENKNEKVFSKYGNPGDEFGYPVFIVLDQNGKMIHVQKSDVLEEDKGYSLEKVKDFFKSWTTKS from the coding sequence ATGAAAAAGATATCAAAAAAATTAGCAATTCTCAGTTTTCTTACATTAGGAAGTGCAGCATTTGCTCAAGATATAAAAGTAAGCTCAGATGTTAAAAATTCTAACGACAAAGCGCTTATCGTATCACCCGAACAAATTGCCGAACAAGAAGCTAAAAAGAAAGCGGCGTTAGCTGAAAAAGCTAAGTTGCCAAAACCTTATGACGCTAAAGCCAATGCTGAAAAAGATATCGAAAATTTAGTGGCAAAGGCGAAAAAGGAAAATAAGAACATTATGATTCAGGCGGGAGGAAACTGGTGTATCTGGTGTTTAAGATTTAACCAATACGTTCAGACAACTCCGGAATTGAAGAAGTTAGTTGATGACAATTATTTGTATTATCACCTGAATTATTCGCCGGAGAATAAAAACGAAAAAGTTTTTTCTAAATATGGAAACCCCGGTGATGAATTCGGTTATCCGGTGTTCATCGTTTTAGATCAAAACGGAAAGATGATCCATGTGCAGAAAAGTGACGTTTTGGAAGAAGATAAAGGCTACAGCTTAGAAAAAGTAAAAGATTTTTTTAAAAGCTGGACGACAAAATCATAA
- a CDS encoding aldehyde dehydrogenase: protein MNYQDILHSQKEFFNTQKTKNVKFRKMYLEKLRDLIIQNENLLYEAIDKDFGKSQFETYVTEISFVLKDIDYYLKNLNSLSKPKKVTTNLANQIATSKIHSEPLGCTLIIGAWNYPYQLSLSPLIASIAAGNCCILKPSEIAENTMKAMAKIINENFPPEYIYAVEGGVDETTEILKLKFDKIFFTGSTKVGKIVYKAAAEHLTPVTLELGGKSPVIVTKEANIEVAAKRIVWGKFLNAGQTCVAPDYILVEESVKEQFLEILRKYIEEFKYESNSEQYTRIINKKNFERLTQLINPQKVYFGGNFNEENLYIEPTILDNVNWEDDVMQDEIFGPILPVISFTNFHQALNSILELEKPLSAYIFTNNNEEKNLFTQKLSFGGGCINDVVMHLGNDNLPFGGVGNSGMGSYHGKFGFETFSHQKAILDRATWGEPDLKYPPYSENKIKWIKKLL from the coding sequence ATGAATTATCAAGATATACTCCACTCCCAAAAGGAATTTTTCAACACGCAAAAAACGAAGAATGTAAAATTCAGAAAAATGTATCTCGAAAAGCTGAGAGATTTAATTATTCAGAATGAAAATTTACTCTACGAAGCAATTGATAAAGATTTTGGAAAATCTCAGTTTGAAACGTATGTTACCGAGATTTCATTTGTTTTAAAAGATATTGATTATTATCTGAAAAATTTAAATTCACTTTCAAAACCAAAGAAAGTCACCACCAATCTAGCCAATCAGATTGCAACCAGCAAAATCCATTCTGAACCTCTTGGCTGCACGTTAATCATCGGAGCCTGGAATTACCCATATCAACTTTCTTTATCGCCATTAATAGCATCAATTGCTGCCGGAAACTGTTGTATCCTAAAACCTAGTGAAATTGCCGAAAATACAATGAAAGCAATGGCGAAAATAATCAACGAAAATTTTCCACCAGAATACATTTACGCTGTTGAGGGAGGAGTTGATGAAACAACAGAAATTTTAAAATTAAAATTTGACAAAATATTTTTCACCGGAAGCACAAAGGTGGGCAAAATCGTTTACAAAGCCGCCGCAGAACATTTGACACCTGTAACCTTAGAATTAGGTGGGAAATCGCCTGTAATTGTCACAAAAGAAGCGAATATCGAAGTTGCAGCCAAGAGAATTGTCTGGGGGAAATTTTTAAATGCTGGGCAAACCTGCGTTGCTCCAGATTATATTTTAGTTGAAGAATCTGTAAAAGAGCAATTTTTAGAAATACTAAGAAAATATATCGAGGAATTTAAATACGAGTCAAATTCCGAACAATACACAAGAATTATCAATAAGAAAAACTTTGAAAGGCTTACCCAATTAATCAACCCACAGAAAGTATATTTTGGTGGAAACTTTAATGAAGAAAATCTTTATATCGAGCCAACGATTTTAGATAATGTCAATTGGGAAGATGATGTGATGCAGGACGAAATTTTCGGACCTATATTACCTGTAATTTCATTTACCAATTTCCACCAAGCTTTAAACTCAATTTTAGAATTGGAAAAACCTTTATCAGCCTATATTTTCACCAATAATAATGAAGAGAAAAATCTATTTACTCAAAAATTATCTTTTGGCGGTGGCTGTATCAATGATGTGGTCATGCACTTAGGAAATGACAATCTTCCTTTTGGCGGAGTCGGAAACTCTGGAATGGGAAGCTATCATGGGAAATTCGGTTTTGAAACTTTTTCACATCAAAAAGCTATTTTGGATAGAGCAACTTGGGGTGAGCCGGATTTGAAATATCCACCCTACTCCGAGAATAAAATAAAATGGATCAAGAAACTTTTATAA
- the rplI gene encoding 50S ribosomal protein L9, giving the protein MEIILKKDVENLGLEFDTVNVKPGYARNFLLPQGIALLATPKNKATLEATLEARKEEEAKLVAAANAVVDQLKKTSITIPAKVGSGDKLFGSINNADLSAALAKAGVQVEKKYIKIPGNTIKRTGKVTAVVRLHRNVEYNFEFDVVSDAPVEAPKPAAPKKVAVEETPSEEA; this is encoded by the coding sequence ATGGAAATTATCCTTAAAAAAGACGTAGAAAATTTAGGTCTTGAATTCGATACAGTAAATGTAAAACCAGGTTATGCAAGAAACTTCTTGTTACCTCAAGGGATCGCTCTTTTAGCTACACCAAAAAACAAAGCGACTTTAGAAGCTACGTTGGAAGCTAGAAAAGAAGAAGAAGCGAAATTGGTTGCTGCTGCAAACGCTGTAGTAGATCAATTGAAGAAAACTTCTATCACTATTCCTGCAAAAGTAGGTTCTGGTGACAAATTATTCGGATCTATCAACAATGCAGATCTTTCTGCAGCATTGGCTAAAGCTGGTGTACAAGTTGAGAAGAAATACATCAAAATCCCAGGAAACACTATTAAGAGAACTGGTAAAGTAACTGCAGTAGTTAGACTTCACAGAAATGTAGAGTACAACTTCGAATTTGATGTAGTATCTGATGCTCCGGTAGAAGCTCCTAAACCAGCTGCTCCTAAAAAAGTTGCAGTAGAAGAAACTCCTTCTGAAGAAGCTTAA